The sequence TATACACGCAGGGAAAAAGCAACAAGAAGAACAGACTAAGGTGCAAAGGAGTTAAATTCGTGATCCATTGGCCAATAGAAGTATAAATAAAAGCTAGTGGAATATTAGAAAAGAAGGAAGATTTTGTATAATCTTTAAGCCCTGCAGATATTTCTAACAAACATAGTGATAATAAATGGAAATGAATAAATGGAATTAAGCGAAGCAGTGCTATTTGTGATGTTGTTAATGACTTTTGTTTGCCAATAATCCTTTCTTTCAATTTTTGAAACCGATTCATTGACTTTGGCATTTTATGAACAAAAAAATAAAAAAAAATGCTAGATAATGTAATGCCAATAAGCGAATAAACAGTTCCAGCAATAGTCCCGAATAGGATACCACCTGATATACAGATAAACATAACAGGGAGAAAAAATAACGGTCGTATTAAATGAAAACTAATAAATAATAATGGAGCAAACAATCCCCCGGCTTCAATAAAAGTGATGATTTGATTTCCGAAAACTTCCATAACCCGCCTCCTTATGCTAGTTCTCTGCAGCGAATATATTGGACGCGCATTATTACATGTATATGACAGGAGACGAGCCTTTATGACAAGAATATAGGTTAATTGGATAGTGCAACTTCATTCTTTGTTTTTAATCCATGGAGAAAGTAGATCAAAGGCTAAGTTCGCTATCTCCTTGAAAAACCGCGATGTATTTCTGCTGAAGCTTCTCTGTCCTTGAAAAATTACAATGCTTATGCAAGAAGCTTTCCTTGTCCTGTCGACCTAAATCATCAAACATATAGAAGTCATTGCTTTTCGCTTTTACTTTATTTTGTTACTACTCGTCTTGAGAGGTTCACATATCCCTTACATGTTTGGGAACTTTATTTACTTATACTTATTGGTTACTGTACAAAAAAATACCAAGTAATAATACCAATTTGAACAATTAATAATACAGGTGCTCCTATGTTAAAAGTGATGTGCTTTGTTTTATGATGAAAAACCTTCATTCCGAGCCAAACCCCGAGAACCCCACCAACTACTGCCAGAAGCCAAAATGTCCGTTCAGGTATTCGATACTGCTGTTTTTTAGCTTTTTGTTTATCGATTCCCATCAATAAAAAGGTAATACTATTTACACCAATTAAATATGGTAAAAGACTATTCCAAATTTCCATCTATTATTAGGTCCTTTCCATTGATATAAAATTAGAATTGTAATACTTCCATTCATGAAGTCCTCCTTAGCAGAAGACTTCATGATTTTCAAATTATTTCAAGCAATAAATTATGATAAAAGAGAAAAAAGGCTATGTCCTGCTTCAACGCAAGCATTTAGCCTTTTTTAATTATTTCTATTTTAATGCTTCTTTTGCTTTTGTTACTAGTTGTGTAAAAGCCTTTTCATCATGAATAGCCAGATCAGATAGCATTTTGCGGTTAATATCAATTCCCGCTACTTTTAAACCGTGCATTAACTTACTATATGACATATCGTTTAAACGAGCTGCTGCATTAATACGAGAAATCCACAGTTTACGAAAATCACGTTTTTTCTGTTTGCGGTCACGATATGCATATTGACCTGATTTCATAACTTGTTGCTTTGCAGTTTTAAATAACGTTCTCTTTGAACCATAATAACCTTTTGCTAATTTAAGCACGCGTTTACGACGTTTACGCGTTACTGTTCCACCTTTTACTCGTGGCATATTAATTCCCTCCTAATACAAATCAAAAAGTAGTCTGTGCTTCCAAATGCTTTTAGGATAACTTATTTATAAGGAAGCATTGTTTTAATTCTTCTGTAATCTCCAGCTGATACTGTAGTAGTTTTACGCAGTTTACGTTTTTGTTTTTGTGATTTATGTGCAAACAAGTGGCTCGTATAAGCATGCCCGCGTTTTAATTTCCCGGTACCTGTTTTTTTAAAGCGTTTTTGTGAGCCTTTATGAGTTTTCATTTTTGGCATAATTGATTTCCTCCTTATTACAAATGCCTAAGTCATTATGCTGATGTTGCTGCCGTTAATCATTGTTTTTCATTTAAAGGTGCAAGCATCATAAACATATTACGACCTTCCATTTTCGGTTTTGTTTCAACGGTCGCAATATCTTTTACTTCTTCAGCAAATCGATCCAGAACTTCTCGTCCTAATTCTTTGTGAGTAATCGCACGTCCACGAAAGCGGACTGCAGCTTTTACTTTATCACCTTTTTGTAAAAATTTCCGTGCATTTTTTAATTTTGTTTCAAAATCATGATCGCCAATTCCAGGGGTAAACCGCACTTCTTTCACATTAATAACTTTTTGTTTTTTCCGTGCTTCTTTTTCTTTCTTCTGTTGTTCAAACCGGTATTTTCCATAATCCATTATCCGGCATACTGGGGGCTTGGCATTTGGTGCAACAAGGACCAGATCAAGATTTCTTTTTTGGGCAATTTCTAAAGCCTCTTGACGAGATTTCACGCCAAGTTGATCTCCATTGGCGTCAATTAATCGTACTTCCCGGGCACGAATTTTCTCATTAACATTCATGTCTTTGCTAATTATCATCCACCTCCAAAATTTTTCCATGCGTGATCATTTTTGACAAGTTATTATTTCATTCGCATCATTAAAAAAGCGTGGGCATCAGGACGCACCCACACTTCTCCAATTGTCTATTTCAATCGTTAGAACCAGTCAACTACCAGATGGCGTCGAGCAGGTGAGAAGCGGGTGCTTCTACTTGTCTCAGATCATTTAATTATCAACTACATAAGAATAGCATATGTATCGGATAATGTCAAAAAAAGAATCAATAAAGATAAAAAGAAATACAGTGCCACTTCATTTGGCGAAGTTTTTCAATTCATCTCTCACCCTTATATATAATATTCAAAAGTCTTTCTTCATCTTCTAATCTTGGTTACATCAAGTACTTTTGGACATGAAAACCATATGAATAGACATGAGACTGTTTATTTGCCTAACGGACAGCTTCATTAGGAGAAACTCTTTCATAGTAGCTTTACAATCATATTATTCCACAAGTATATATCAGCCGTATTTCCACTTGCTATCGGTTTTCCTAAATCCACGCATACCGCCTCCCTCTCTATTCTATTTCGCTACTTTTTTTGTAAATCCCTGATTACTGCAAAACATTCTATAGATTTCCATAAAGTGAAACTTCCATACGTTGGGGTTGTCTTTCATCTGTCATGGATTGAAAAGTAAAACAAAGGCTAAACCGCAGGCATCCTTGAAAAAGAGAAACTATTTTTTCTACGTGTCACACTTCCCAAGATCGACGTCTTACAGGTCCAACGAATCGGAAATATAGCTGCCGTTGTCCCCCACTTAGACTTCTTTGGTATTTACAATTGGGGATCTTACGTCACCTTACATTCGGGATAAAAAAACAGCTTCTTGTTGATCAACGAAGCTGTTTTTTTGATTTAATTCTTTTTTTCATATGTCCGTTTTATTTCGAAGCTTTATTTAACACTTTATTGTCGATTTCCTGTTTAATCATAGCGGCAAATGCATCAAGAGAAATCGTTTCTGTTTCCTTCTCTCCATAACGGCGAATATTCACTGCTTGGTCGTTCATTTCATGATCACCAAGGACTAATGCAAAAGGTATTTTTTGTGTTTGTGCTTCGCGGATTTTATAGCCGATCTTTTCATCCCGTTCATCTACCGAAACTCTTATGCCTTCCAGCCTTAACTTTTCTGCAACCTGTTTCGCATAATCAAGATGAGCTTTTGGCGAAACAGGGATTACTCTGACTTGTTCTGGTGCAAGCCAAGTCGGAAATGCTCCTTTATATTCTTCAATTAAGAATGCTACAAAACGCTCCATTGTAGAAACCACACCACGGTGAATAACGACTGGACGATGAGGTTGTCCATCTTCGCCAATGTAGGTTAAGTCAAAACGTTCTGGAAGATGGAAATCAAGTTGAACTGTGGACAATGTTTCATCTTTTCCAAGTGCTGTTTTCACTTGTACATCAAGCTTCGGTCCATAAAACGCTGCTTCACCTTCAGCTTCCACATAATCCACCTTTAAATCTTCCATTGTTTCTTTTAACATCGCTTGTGCTTTTTCCCACATGGCATCATTATCCACATACTTTTCTTTATCCTCAGGATCACGATACGAAAGTCGGAAATAATAATCCGTAATACCGAAATCTTCATACACCTTTTGTACCAATTCTACAACTCGGATAAACTCATCCTTTAATTGATCAGGACGTGCAAAAATATGCGCATCATTTAAAGTCATTGCCCGTACGCGCTGCAGGCCAGCAAGTGCGCCAGACATTTCATAACGATGCATCATTCCCAATTCAGCAATACGGACAGGCAGATTACGATAACTATACAACTGATTTTTATAAATCATCATATGATGTGGGCAATTCATCGGACGAAGAACAAGTTCTTCATTATCCATTTTCATTTCAGGAAACATATCTTCTTTATAATGATCCCAATGACCACTTGTTTTATACAACTCGACACTACCTAATACGGGTGTATATACATGGTCGTAACCAAGTCGTTCTTCTAAATCAACAATGTAGCGCTCAATGATCCGACGAATGGTTGCACCTTTAGGCAGCCATAATGGCAATCCTTGCCCCACTTTTTGTGACACTGTAAAAATACCTAACTCTTTTCCAAGTTTACGATGATCTCGTTCCTTTCGTTCTTCGAGGATCTTTAAATACGCTTCAACTTCGCTTTGCTTTTGAAATGCTGTCCCGTAAATTCGTTGTAACTGTTTATTATTGCTGTCCCCTCGCCAGTAAGCTCCGGAAATACTTAACAACTTAAAGGCTTTAATCTTATTCGTTGAAGGAACATGAACCCCCCGACACAAGTCAAAAAACTCACCCTGCTTGTAAATAGTGACTTGTTCACCTTCAGGAATAGCATCAATCAACTCTAGTTTTAGTTGATCATCTTGGAACATTTTTTTGGCTTCTTCTCGTGACACTTCGACCCGCTCAATTTCTAGAGCTTCATCTACAATCCGCTTCATTTCCTTTTCAATTTTAGCAAGATCCTCTGGTGTGACAGAATGTTCCATATCAAAATCATAATAGAATCCTTCCTCAATAACTGGACCTACGCCAAAGTTGACGTCTTTATAAAGCCTTTTTATTGCCTGTGCCATTAGGTGGGCGGTCGAATGACGCATTATTTCAATACCTTCATCATCTTTATAAGTAATAATCTCGATACGACCACCATGATCTAATTCTCTTCTTAGATCAAATAGCTTGTCGTCCAATTTAATAGCTAATGCCTGCTTTTTCAATCCCGAAGAAATAGAAGCTGCAATCTCTTCTCCGGTAGTTCCTGTAGGAAATGCTTTTTCCGCACCATCTGGAAAAATAAATGTTAATTGTTCAGTCACTGCTCTCACTCCTTCTTCAATTAAAAAACGCTCGTTCCTCTGCTAAAAAGCAAAGGGACGAGCGTTGTTAGTAACGTCGTGGTTCCACCCTAATTCCCGTAAAAATATACGGCTTCATGCATCTTTAACGCAGATGATACGCTGCTATATACTTTCCTTCCATAGCAGGGCTCCAAGGTGGTAAATCATTATTGTATGTGGAAGCTTCCAGCCAAAGACTCCCTTCTCTTGCCATACATCTCATAATGATTCATGTCCTTTTCCTAACCTGTAATTCACATATATATATAGTATAATCTGTATTATAGCGCTCGTTCCATGAAAAAGCAAGACTTAGAATTACCCTTTCTTTGTAAAATAAACAAATGGAAACTGATGGAGCGGTTCAAAGATAACTCTTTCTTGAAAAACATTAATAACGGTTAATGTTTTTGGATCAGACGGATCATCCCCGTATATATAAATCTTTTTGGGCGCCATTGCTATTAATGGTGATAAATTTAATTCACTCTCGTCTAACCCAACAAGATACAGTGGCTCTTTTTGCATTAAAGTACGCAGTTCCGTATTCGAAAATGGTTTACCATTCTCTTTAAAAAAGGAAAATGTATCTCCCTGCAAAAGATAAACCGCGGATACAGAAGGTTCTCGCCGTGCAATATATCCCCTGAGCATATTGATAAATTCCTGATGTTCTTCTTCTCGTTTATATTCGTCAATAGCAAGTCCAACATAATGAATAATGTAGTCTCTAAACACTTTCAAACGAAATTTAACTAGCGAATCATAGTGAATGGTGACAGTATCCTTTATGTTAGCGATAAACAAGGATTCAAGCAATTGATAGGGATCTTCTTTTTTATGAACGAGCAGATCATTCTTATCCCTACCTGCCATCACCCAATTCGTTAATTCAAGAATTTTCTCCTTTTCATCTGCATCCGTATAGTAATAAAAATCTTCAATTACGGATGTAATTAGCTTACTTAAACGATGTGTCATATAAACATCTGTCAACGATTTAGCAATTGCTCCAGTAAGTACTTGACCAGGTATATGTTCTTCAAATTGTAAAAGATTCCCCCATTCTTTATGAGTTTTCCAGTGCAAATTAATGTGTTTGTTATGCTGTCGCATCCTTTCACAGAACCGAATAACTTCTTTATCTGACTCAATAAATAATTCCACCAATAAACATCACCCTCATCCAACCAAACTGTTACATTATATGGACAAAGAGTTAAAATAATGAGTAATCCATAAAAACTAGTAAATTACAATGAAAGTAGAATTTTTTATAAAAAACATGATTCAAAATGCTAGAGTGATTTTCCAAAAAAACTAGCAGATAGAGTCAGAGGATTGACATCTGCTAGTTACAACTAAAAGGTATGATTGGGTAATCTATTTTATACTATAATGCTATCTAACCAACCAAAAGGATATTAAAACCGTACGAGAAACGTCTTTTTTTAGGATATGTGTCATCTACTCAGAAAATCAATTGTCTTCGATAATTCATTTACCAGATACTTAGATGCAATCCTGCACAAGTCTGTCATTAAACCATCCCTTTTACTAGAGCTGGTTTGTATATAAGTAAAAAATTACGTACGCCGATTCTCGGAAAATACAGGAATTGGCTGACTAACTTGTTTGATACGTTCAATCACTCGTCCAGCTTTTACTTTTTCAACACCGGTTTTTGTAAGCGCCAAATGTGATTCTAATTCCTCCATACTGTAATTGGAGGTAAAAAAGACTGGTAAACCTTCCATCATACGAAATTGCAACAGAGATCCTAAAATTTCATCCCGAAACCATGATGACTGCATTTCTGCACCAATATCATCGAGCATTAATACATCTGCCT is a genomic window of Virgibacillus proomii containing:
- a CDS encoding DUF1294 domain-containing protein: MEIWNSLLPYLIGVNSITFLLMGIDKQKAKKQQYRIPERTFWLLAVVGGVLGVWLGMKVFHHKTKHITFNIGAPVLLIVQIGIITWYFFVQ
- the rplT gene encoding 50S ribosomal protein L20 — translated: MPRVKGGTVTRKRRKRVLKLAKGYYGSKRTLFKTAKQQVMKSGQYAYRDRKQKKRDFRKLWISRINAAARLNDMSYSKLMHGLKVAGIDINRKMLSDLAIHDEKAFTQLVTKAKEALK
- the thrS gene encoding threonine--tRNA ligase, with protein sequence MTEQLTFIFPDGAEKAFPTGTTGEEIAASISSGLKKQALAIKLDDKLFDLRRELDHGGRIEIITYKDDEGIEIMRHSTAHLMAQAIKRLYKDVNFGVGPVIEEGFYYDFDMEHSVTPEDLAKIEKEMKRIVDEALEIERVEVSREEAKKMFQDDQLKLELIDAIPEGEQVTIYKQGEFFDLCRGVHVPSTNKIKAFKLLSISGAYWRGDSNNKQLQRIYGTAFQKQSEVEAYLKILEERKERDHRKLGKELGIFTVSQKVGQGLPLWLPKGATIRRIIERYIVDLEERLGYDHVYTPVLGSVELYKTSGHWDHYKEDMFPEMKMDNEELVLRPMNCPHHMMIYKNQLYSYRNLPVRIAELGMMHRYEMSGALAGLQRVRAMTLNDAHIFARPDQLKDEFIRVVELVQKVYEDFGITDYYFRLSYRDPEDKEKYVDNDAMWEKAQAMLKETMEDLKVDYVEAEGEAAFYGPKLDVQVKTALGKDETLSTVQLDFHLPERFDLTYIGEDGQPHRPVVIHRGVVSTMERFVAFLIEEYKGAFPTWLAPEQVRVIPVSPKAHLDYAKQVAEKLRLEGIRVSVDERDEKIGYKIREAQTQKIPFALVLGDHEMNDQAVNIRRYGEKETETISLDAFAAMIKQEIDNKVLNKASK
- the infC gene encoding translation initiation factor IF-3 yields the protein MNVNEKIRAREVRLIDANGDQLGVKSRQEALEIAQKRNLDLVLVAPNAKPPVCRIMDYGKYRFEQQKKEKEARKKQKVINVKEVRFTPGIGDHDFETKLKNARKFLQKGDKVKAAVRFRGRAITHKELGREVLDRFAEEVKDIATVETKPKMEGRNMFMMLAPLNEKQ
- the ytxC gene encoding sporulation protein YtxC; this encodes MELFIESDKEVIRFCERMRQHNKHINLHWKTHKEWGNLLQFEEHIPGQVLTGAIAKSLTDVYMTHRLSKLITSVIEDFYYYTDADEKEKILELTNWVMAGRDKNDLLVHKKEDPYQLLESLFIANIKDTVTIHYDSLVKFRLKVFRDYIIHYVGLAIDEYKREEEHQEFINMLRGYIARREPSVSAVYLLQGDTFSFFKENGKPFSNTELRTLMQKEPLYLVGLDESELNLSPLIAMAPKKIYIYGDDPSDPKTLTVINVFQERVIFEPLHQFPFVYFTKKG
- a CDS encoding TVP38/TMEM64 family protein — its product is MEVFGNQIITFIEAGGLFAPLLFISFHLIRPLFFLPVMFICISGGILFGTIAGTVYSLIGITLSSIFFYFFVHKMPKSMNRFQKLKERIIGKQKSLTTSQIALLRLIPFIHFHLLSLCLLEISAGLKDYTKSSFFSNIPLAFIYTSIGQWITNLTPLHLSLFFLLLFPCVYMLRRKEVHIKWQEFFHIRSEERV
- the rpmI gene encoding 50S ribosomal protein L35, which codes for MPKMKTHKGSQKRFKKTGTGKLKRGHAYTSHLFAHKSQKQKRKLRKTTTVSAGDYRRIKTMLPYK